The following coding sequences lie in one Rhodothermales bacterium genomic window:
- a CDS encoding FMN-binding protein translates to MRHTPVFVIVFLAALFVAGPALGQVAKMNEIVSMKDGLKEMLQNHGAASLKKVSITVDAEKAKQFAQTYGVEAEGVYTVYQGIGADKSTVTGTVIVVNEEGKEGPLQILVAINPEGKIYDMGFTVFGEDHGKSALGWSFLKQFMDKKPGDAFVVGNDVDGISGATWTSNSVSQGTEKAVVVFAEFLK, encoded by the coding sequence ATGCGTCATACTCCCGTTTTCGTCATCGTATTCCTGGCGGCCCTTTTCGTAGCCGGCCCCGCACTCGGCCAGGTCGCCAAAATGAACGAGATCGTCAGCATGAAAGACGGCCTCAAGGAGATGCTCCAGAATCACGGGGCCGCATCGCTGAAAAAGGTATCGATCACGGTCGATGCCGAGAAGGCGAAACAGTTCGCACAGACCTATGGGGTTGAAGCGGAAGGCGTCTATACCGTCTATCAGGGCATCGGGGCCGATAAATCGACCGTGACCGGCACGGTCATCGTCGTCAACGAGGAAGGGAAAGAAGGACCGCTTCAGATCCTGGTCGCCATCAACCCGGAAGGCAAAATCTACGATATGGGCTTTACGGTTTTTGGCGAGGATCACGGGAAGTCCGCGCTCGGCTGGAGCTTCCTCAAACAGTTCATGGATAAAAAGCCGGGCGATGCATTCGTCGTCGGCAACGACGTGGACGGCATCAGCGGCGCGACGTGGACGTCGAACTCCGTGTCGCAGGGTACCGAGAAAGCCGTCGTCGTATTTGCCGAATTCCTCAAGTAA